DNA sequence from the Parasphaerochaeta coccoides DSM 17374 genome:
TTTCAAATCCAATGCTCATTACGTATCCCATGTTCATGATGAACATGATGATGATGGTAGTCTTGATGCAGGGGATATCGACATGGCGGATCTTCTGCCATTTATTGACACCATCGACCCGTGCGGCTTCATAAAGCTCAGGGTTGATGCCTGTAAGCGCCGCAAGATAAATGATTGCATTGTAGCCTGTGTTCTGCCACAGTGCGGACCATACGTAAATATGCCTGAATTTTTCAGGACTTCCCATGTAATTGATTGTTTCCAATCCCACGAGCCGGCGTATTGTGTTGAATATGCCCAAGGCGGGATCCATGAATTGCATCAATATTGCTACCATGACGACAGTAGATATGAAATATGGCGCATACGTGACCATCTGTACCGACTTCTTCCATCTGGTGGATTTTGTTTCGTTCAGAGCTATCGCCATGATGACGGCAAGAGGGATTGATGCAACCAGCGCGTAGATGCTCAACGAGAAAGTATTCCACATGATTCTCAGTGATGAAGGATTTGAAAAAAACTTCTGGAACTGATATAGACCGACCCACGGACTTCCCCATATCCCCTGTGATACCCGGTATCTTTTGAAGGAGAGAAGTATCCCATACATAGGCACGTATTTGAACATCAGGAAATACAACATCGGTAATGCGACGATCAGATAAAATTGCCAATGTTTCGTCACCTTTTGCATGAATGTTTGTGAATGCCTATTCATTCTCATCAGGTTTTTTTCATTTTTCATACTTCACTGTAGCTATACGACAGAAAAACACGAAAGAGTAACTTTTGGCAAAAAGCGGTCGTTCATCTGGAATACAGGCGTAAAATTCTGAAAACACCG
Encoded proteins:
- a CDS encoding ABC transporter permease subunit, giving the protein MWNTFSLSIYALVASIPLAVIMAIALNETKSTRWKKSVQMVTYAPYFISTVVMVAILMQFMDPALGIFNTIRRLVGLETINYMGSPEKFRHIYVWSALWQNTGYNAIIYLAALTGINPELYEAARVDGVNKWQKIRHVDIPCIKTTIIIMFIMNMGYVMSIGFEKAFLMQNALNLETSEIMSTYVYKMGLINSDFSYSTAIDLINSIINICLILLFNKLAKLKDKDGGLW